A region from the Bradyrhizobium erythrophlei genome encodes:
- the wrbA gene encoding NAD(P)H:quinone oxidoreductase yields MTKVLVLYYSAYGHIEAMANAVAEGAREAGATVDIKRVPELVPEAVAKASHYKLDQAAPVAKIDELANYDAIIVGTGTRFGRMSSQMANFLDQAGGLWMKGALHGKVGGAFTSTASQHGGQETTLFSIITNLLHFGMTIIGLNYGFSGQMELNDVTGGSPYGATTITGGDGSRQPTANELAGARYQGRVIAETAKKLHG; encoded by the coding sequence ATGACAAAAGTTCTCGTTCTCTATTATTCCGCCTACGGTCACATCGAAGCGATGGCGAATGCCGTCGCCGAAGGCGCGCGCGAGGCCGGCGCCACGGTCGACATCAAGCGGGTGCCGGAGCTGGTGCCGGAAGCCGTCGCCAAGGCGTCGCATTACAAGCTCGACCAGGCTGCCCCGGTGGCCAAGATCGATGAGCTTGCGAATTACGACGCCATCATCGTCGGCACCGGCACGCGCTTTGGCCGCATGTCGTCGCAGATGGCGAATTTCCTCGATCAGGCCGGCGGCCTCTGGATGAAAGGCGCCCTGCACGGCAAGGTCGGTGGCGCCTTCACCTCGACCGCGAGCCAGCATGGCGGCCAGGAAACCACGCTGTTCTCGATTATCACCAATCTGTTGCATTTCGGCATGACCATTATCGGCCTCAACTACGGTTTCTCCGGCCAGATGGAGCTCAACGACGTCACCGGTGGCTCACCCTATGGCGCGACCACGATCACCGGCGGCGACGGCAGCCGCCAGCCGACCGCGAACGAACTCGCCGGCGCCCGCTATCAAGGACGCGTGATCGCGGAGACCGCCAAAAAACTGCATGGTTGA